A window of Nitrospinota bacterium contains these coding sequences:
- the frr gene encoding ribosome recycling factor: MGATIEQEGKQKMETTISLLQKEMAGIRTGRASAGLLDTIYVDYYGTQTPIKQMATVSTPEPRVIVVQPWDVSAMPAIEKAIKTSDIGITPQNDGKVIRLNMPPLTEERRREMAKMIKKIGEENKVAIRNIRRDAMDKVKAKLKNKELSEDEEKKIEGRIQKITDEYVAKVDSIVHNKEKEIMEN, encoded by the coding sequence ATGGGAGCCACTATCGAACAGGAAGGCAAGCAGAAGATGGAAACCACCATTTCGCTGCTGCAGAAGGAAATGGCGGGCATCCGCACCGGGCGGGCATCCGCCGGTCTCCTGGACACCATTTATGTGGATTACTACGGCACCCAGACACCGATCAAGCAGATGGCAACCGTCAGCACACCCGAACCGCGCGTTATCGTCGTCCAGCCGTGGGACGTTTCCGCGATGCCCGCAATTGAAAAGGCCATTAAAACGTCCGACATCGGCATTACGCCGCAGAACGACGGCAAAGTGATTCGCCTCAACATGCCGCCGCTCACCGAAGAGCGCCGCAGGGAAATGGCCAAGATGATCAAAAAGATCGGCGAGGAAAATAAGGTGGCCATCCGCAACATCCGCCGCGACGCGATGGACAAGGTCAAAGCCAAGCTGAAGAACAAAGAGCTCTCCGAGGACGAAGAGAAGAAAATCGAGGGGCGCATCCAGAAGATAACCGACGAATATGTGGCGAAGGTCGACTCCATTGTGCATAATAAAGAAAAAGAAATAATGGAGAATTGA
- the tsf gene encoding translation elongation factor Ts → MAVTADLVKDLRERSGAGIMDCKEALNETKGDMEAAIDYLRKKGLSKAAKKAGRATSEGTVFSYIHGGGKIGVMVEVNCETDFVARNDKFQDMVKDIAMHIAAVSPAYVNPEDVPAAVVDRERAILADQAKESGKPEAVVAKIVEGRLSKFYEEKCLVKQKFIKNPDVTIEELVKAKISEIGENIVVRRFVRYQLGEA, encoded by the coding sequence ATGGCTGTTACCGCTGATTTGGTAAAAGACCTGCGTGAACGATCCGGCGCCGGGATCATGGATTGCAAAGAGGCGCTGAACGAGACCAAGGGCGATATGGAAGCGGCGATAGATTACCTGCGCAAGAAAGGGCTTTCGAAGGCCGCCAAAAAGGCCGGCCGCGCCACTTCGGAAGGGACGGTTTTTTCCTACATCCACGGCGGCGGCAAAATAGGCGTCATGGTGGAAGTGAACTGCGAAACCGACTTTGTGGCCCGCAACGACAAGTTTCAGGATATGGTGAAAGACATCGCCATGCACATCGCCGCGGTGAGCCCCGCTTATGTAAACCCGGAGGACGTACCGGCGGCCGTGGTTGACAGGGAGCGGGCGATACTTGCCGATCAGGCGAAAGAATCCGGCAAACCGGAAGCGGTGGTCGCCAAAATAGTGGAAGGGCGCCTTTCCAAATTTTACGAGGAAAAGTGCCTTGTGAAGCAGAAGTTCATAAAAAATCCCGATGTTACCATCGAGGAGCTCGTCAAGGCGAAGATCAGCGAGATCGGTGAGAATATCGTCGTCCGCCGTTTTGTCCGCTACCAGCTCGGGGAAGCTTGA
- a CDS encoding UMP kinase: MGQLKYKRILLKLTGESMAGAQKEGVLYDAVREIAKEIKEVQDMGAEVAVVIGGGNILRGSLASAAGIDRTTADYMGMLATVINGLALQSALEQMGAETRMQTSITMSQVAEPFVRRRAVRHLEKKRVLIFSGGTGNPYFTTDTTASLRAMEIGAEVILKATKVDGVYTADPMKDKTARKYTELKFIDVLKNGINVMDAAAISLCMDNHLPIIVFNLFEKGNIKRVLCGEPIGTIVRGN, encoded by the coding sequence ATGGGCCAGCTGAAATATAAAAGAATACTGCTCAAGCTGACCGGCGAATCAATGGCCGGAGCCCAGAAAGAGGGGGTTCTGTACGACGCTGTGCGGGAAATCGCCAAGGAGATAAAAGAAGTTCAGGATATGGGGGCGGAAGTGGCCGTCGTTATCGGCGGCGGCAACATCCTGCGCGGGTCCCTTGCGTCGGCGGCTGGGATTGACCGGACCACCGCCGACTATATGGGGATGCTCGCCACCGTCATCAATGGGTTGGCGCTGCAAAGCGCCCTCGAACAGATGGGTGCGGAAACCCGAATGCAGACGTCTATCACCATGTCGCAGGTGGCGGAGCCGTTTGTCCGCCGCCGCGCGGTGCGGCACCTGGAGAAAAAGCGGGTGCTGATTTTTTCGGGCGGCACCGGCAATCCGTATTTCACCACCGATACCACCGCATCGCTGCGCGCGATGGAGATTGGCGCCGAAGTGATTTTGAAGGCCACCAAAGTGGACGGCGTGTACACCGCCGATCCGATGAAGGACAAAACGGCCCGCAAGTATACCGAGCTCAAGTTCATTGATGTGCTGAAAAATGGCATTAACGTGATGGATGCCGCGGCGATATCCCTCTGCATGGACAACCATTTGCCGATTATCGTTTTTAACCTGTTTGAAAAAGGCAATATCAAGAGGGTGCTCTGCGGCGAACCGATTGGCACGATTGTAAGGGGGAATTGA
- a CDS encoding isoprenyl transferase, with the protein MDGNGRWAKRRMMPRIFGHRAGVATVDRILSLASEIKLPALTLYSFSTENWKRPPTEVAALMDILKEYLMKEMMRMVQNNIRFNTIGRIAELPAAAIDCINQVKESTKNNTGTVLTLALSYGGRAELEDAVKAIAREVKSGGLDPEAIGQETIGSHLDTAGLPEVDLLIRTSGEQRISNFLLWQIAYAELWFTDILWPDFQGTDFLQAVREFQKRERRFGLSGDQLGPLAGGSTA; encoded by the coding sequence ATGGACGGCAACGGCCGTTGGGCCAAGCGGCGGATGATGCCGCGCATTTTCGGCCACCGCGCCGGCGTCGCAACCGTCGACCGCATCCTTTCCCTCGCTTCGGAAATCAAGCTTCCGGCGCTTACGCTTTATTCCTTCAGCACCGAAAACTGGAAACGTCCCCCCACGGAAGTGGCGGCGTTGATGGACATTCTGAAGGAATACCTCATGAAAGAGATGATGCGGATGGTGCAAAACAACATCCGGTTCAACACCATTGGCCGGATCGCCGAACTTCCCGCCGCCGCCATCGATTGCATAAACCAGGTCAAGGAGTCGACCAAAAACAACACCGGCACCGTGCTTACCCTGGCGCTCAGCTACGGCGGAAGGGCGGAGTTGGAGGACGCGGTAAAAGCAATCGCGCGCGAAGTGAAAAGCGGCGGACTCGATCCCGAGGCTATCGGGCAGGAGACTATTGGCAGCCATCTGGATACCGCCGGGCTTCCGGAAGTTGATCTTCTGATACGCACCAGCGGTGAACAGCGGATCAGCAACTTCCTGCTGTGGCAGATCGCCTACGCAGAGCTTTGGTTCACGGATATACTCTGGCCCGATTTCCAGGGAACCGATTTTCTGCAAGCGGTACGGGAGTTCCAAAAGAGAGAACGGCGTTTTGGCCTCTCCGGCGATCAGTTGGGTCCGCTTGCGGGCGGATCCACGGCCTGA